The following are from one region of the Methyloversatilis discipulorum genome:
- a CDS encoding undecaprenyl-diphosphate phosphatase: MDLLLIKAVILGILEGLTEFLPISSTGHLIIAGSLLGYTDETSRVFKIVIQLAAILAICWEYRRKLIDVTAGLGREPAANRFVLHVLVAFLPAAVLGFLFHGIIKTYLFNPLTVAGALIVGGVIILVIERRNHTPRYQTTDDLDWRAALKVGFAQAIAMFPGVSRSGATIMGGLVFGLSRRAATEFSFFLAIPTMIAATAYDVYKNWALLRVEDLPVFAAGFVASFLAAFFSVRWLLRYISSHTFELFAWYRIVFGLFVLASAWFGWVDWADH; encoded by the coding sequence ATGGATCTGCTGCTGATCAAGGCCGTCATCCTCGGCATTCTCGAAGGGCTCACCGAATTTCTGCCGATTTCGAGCACCGGCCACCTCATCATCGCCGGCAGCCTGCTCGGCTACACCGACGAAACCAGCCGGGTGTTCAAGATCGTCATCCAGCTCGCCGCCATCCTGGCCATCTGCTGGGAGTACCGGCGCAAGCTGATCGACGTGACCGCCGGGCTGGGGCGCGAACCGGCCGCCAACCGCTTCGTGCTGCACGTGCTGGTCGCCTTCCTGCCGGCCGCCGTGCTGGGCTTCCTGTTCCACGGCATCATCAAGACCTATCTGTTCAACCCGCTCACCGTGGCCGGCGCACTGATCGTCGGCGGCGTCATCATCCTGGTGATCGAGCGGCGCAATCACACGCCGCGCTACCAAACGACCGATGACCTCGACTGGCGGGCTGCGCTGAAGGTGGGTTTCGCGCAGGCCATCGCGATGTTCCCCGGTGTGTCGCGCTCGGGGGCGACCATCATGGGCGGTCTGGTATTCGGCCTGTCGCGCCGCGCCGCCACCGAATTCAGCTTCTTCCTCGCCATCCCGACCATGATCGCGGCGACGGCTTACGACGTATACAAGAACTGGGCGCTGCTGCGCGTCGAGGACCTGCCGGTGTTCGCCGCCGGCTTCGTCGCCTCCTTCCTCGCCGCCTTCTTCAGCGTGCGCTGGCTGCTGCGCTACATTTCCAGCCACACCTTCGAACTGTTCGCCTGGTACCGCATCGTGTTCGGCCTGTTCGTACTGGCGAGCGCCTGGTTCGGCTGGGTGGACTGGGCCGATCACTGA
- a CDS encoding YqiA/YcfP family alpha/beta fold hydrolase has translation MQKLLYFHGFRSGPQSVKAQQLRAHLARQGRAGDLWCEQLPPGPLDAIALIESVLQPALDAGTEVALAGSSLGGFYALHLAEKYGLRAALINPAVVAPLSLGDYVGEHTHMYTGDSFRFEQRHVDELRALDVAAVTRPERYLLLLETGDEVLDWWQAVLKLRGANMIVHAGGDHSLQSFAMELPRITDFLLP, from the coding sequence ATGCAGAAGCTGCTCTACTTCCACGGCTTCCGTTCCGGACCGCAGTCGGTCAAGGCGCAGCAGTTGCGCGCCCATCTGGCCCGTCAGGGGCGGGCCGGCGATCTGTGGTGCGAACAGCTGCCGCCGGGGCCGCTGGACGCGATCGCGCTGATCGAAAGTGTTCTGCAGCCCGCGCTCGACGCGGGGACCGAGGTGGCGCTGGCCGGCTCGTCGCTGGGCGGCTTCTACGCGCTGCATCTGGCGGAGAAATACGGCCTGCGCGCCGCGCTGATCAATCCGGCCGTGGTGGCACCGCTGTCGCTTGGCGACTACGTCGGCGAGCACACGCATATGTATACGGGCGACAGCTTCCGTTTCGAACAGCGCCACGTCGATGAACTGCGCGCACTCGACGTTGCCGCGGTGACGCGGCCGGAGCGCTATCTGCTGCTGCTGGAAACCGGCGACGAGGTGCTGGACTGGTGGCAGGCGGTGCTCAAGCTGCGCGGCGCCAACATGATTGTTCATGCCGGCGGCGATCACAGCCTGCAGAGCTTTGCGATGGAACTGCCGCGCATCACCGACTTCCTGCTGCCCTAA